In Terriglobia bacterium, the sequence GGAGGCAGCAGGAATTTCTTGGGGGGAAGAATAGTGCGCGGGTACTTCAATTGTACATCGGACCAGCGCGCCGCCCGATCGAAGGCATAGCCCGCCCCGCGCTTTACCGGGGCATATACCTCCCCGAAGGCCGGCAGGACTGACACAAAGAGATCCAGGTCTTGCTTCGGAATCTTCAATATTTTCATGACTCTCTCCTTCCACCGACCACGTGGCGGTCCGGGGCGCACGCCCCCTTGGTCAGCCGTCGGACCTCCGCCAGCAGACGCTCCGGATCAAGCGGCTTGGGCAGAAACAGGTCAGCGGGAAGCCAGCCGGCTTCGGGACTCACTCGGAAGATCGGCTGATTCGCATAAATAGACGAGACCACGATCACCGGGGTTTGGCTCAGCTCGGGAATCCGGCGGACGTCCTGCAGCATGAAGAAGCCCTCGGTCCTTTCCGTCATGATGAC encodes:
- a CDS encoding response regulator; this encodes MNESKIVLIVDDDRDFVAAIEALLQSSGYQVRTAFNGRDGLHLAKTLRPDLILLDVIMTERTEGFFMLQDVRRIPELSQTPVIVVSSIYANQPIFRVSPEAGWLPADLFLPKPLDPERLLAEVRRLTKGACAPDRHVVGGRRES